In one window of uncultured Desulfovibrio sp. DNA:
- a CDS encoding helix-turn-helix transcriptional regulator, protein MESKTAASIFEALSSEVRLDLFRLLVKNAPQGLVAGEIARQLDIPSTNLSFHLKAVVHSGLVTVEKEGRFMRYKASIPLMLEVIAYLTAECCSANPGECQKFRTASGVLPGILPKL, encoded by the coding sequence ATGGAAAGCAAAACTGCCGCCAGCATCTTTGAAGCCCTGTCGTCCGAGGTACGCCTCGACCTTTTCAGGCTGCTGGTCAAAAACGCTCCGCAGGGGCTGGTGGCGGGCGAAATCGCCCGTCAGCTTGATATTCCCTCCACCAACCTCTCCTTTCATCTCAAGGCCGTGGTGCATAGCGGCCTGGTGACGGTTGAAAAGGAGGGGCGTTTTATGCGCTACAAGGCCAGCATCCCACTGATGCTTGAGGTGATCGCCTATCTGACGGCAGAATGCTGCTCCGCCAACCCCGGTGAATGCCAGAAGTTCCGGACGGCAAGCGGCGTATTACCAGGCATCCTCCCGAAATTATGA
- a CDS encoding methyl-accepting chemotaxis protein has translation MLLSRSLNFKITVSIVTITFLVISCIMSLEYAGVKKLMTDEIRSSAHMESGLIYMGIEKPMIVGDNKGTADEFGKIKSKFGHITAYMTSYTGNITYSTDDTTLRKDFATVEADKELAGLHVRGLKQPIEEAVFIDQNGKKILGSVFSIANQRRCHHCHGESEPILGQLVMKLDVTNAWTAMENQLLRTSIMGAVGLLALIAFTVLAIRHFLIGRISRLVANAGQVAAGNLAVEFDQQGKDELATLSTDIGKMVAQLKDKLGFSEGVLNGIAAPCLIIGADKKILWLNQHLCDLLEKTAKPQSFIGLTSGKFLWNDENRETTAVRAVLHRKKFVAERELPTEKGNLRHVTVTATPFFDMDNTLMGSVTFWNDITEIRKNQRQIEKNGAMVARVAENAGEIATHLAHISDQLLERIGHTSEGTANQQNRIRETATAIEAMNASIVDVARNAGDASGNADQARQRAQSGQKITDQSIEAIADVRRHTTTMSTGLHDLGSKAQDVGKILGIISDIADQTNLLALNAAIEAARAGEAGRGFAVVADEVRKLAEKTMQATMEVSSAVKGIQDSAHSNIALMDETDASVQQGVELVTQAGEALKEIVTQVMQTADMIGIIATTAEKQSAASEEINGNIGTVDSIALDISNAMTELGVTAREVAQMAADLRETIASMSNGNGNGHSSS, from the coding sequence ATGCTTTTATCCAGATCGCTTAATTTCAAGATTACGGTATCTATTGTCACCATTACGTTTCTCGTCATAAGCTGCATAATGTCCCTGGAATATGCCGGGGTTAAAAAGCTTATGACTGATGAAATCCGCTCCAGCGCGCACATGGAATCAGGGCTGATCTACATGGGCATTGAAAAGCCCATGATCGTGGGCGACAACAAGGGAACTGCCGACGAGTTCGGCAAGATCAAAAGTAAATTCGGGCATATTACCGCCTACATGACCTCATACACGGGCAATATCACCTACAGCACGGACGACACCACCCTGCGCAAGGATTTTGCCACCGTAGAAGCGGACAAGGAGCTGGCGGGCCTGCATGTGCGCGGCCTCAAACAGCCCATTGAAGAAGCCGTTTTTATTGACCAGAACGGCAAAAAAATTCTGGGCAGCGTTTTTTCCATCGCCAACCAGCGCAGGTGCCATCACTGCCACGGCGAATCTGAACCAATCCTCGGGCAGCTGGTGATGAAACTTGACGTCACCAATGCCTGGACTGCCATGGAAAACCAGTTGCTGCGCACGTCCATCATGGGGGCTGTGGGCCTGCTGGCCCTGATTGCCTTTACGGTGCTGGCGATCCGCCATTTTCTCATTGGCCGGATTTCGCGGCTTGTCGCCAATGCCGGGCAGGTGGCCGCAGGCAACCTTGCCGTGGAATTTGACCAGCAGGGCAAGGACGAGCTTGCCACGCTCTCCACCGACATTGGCAAGATGGTGGCGCAGCTCAAAGACAAGCTTGGCTTTTCGGAAGGCGTGCTCAATGGCATTGCCGCCCCCTGCCTGATCATTGGCGCAGACAAAAAAATTCTCTGGCTTAACCAGCATCTGTGCGATCTGCTGGAAAAAACCGCAAAGCCGCAGAGTTTTATCGGTCTGACATCGGGCAAATTTTTGTGGAATGACGAAAACCGCGAAACCACAGCCGTGCGCGCCGTGCTGCACCGCAAAAAATTTGTGGCAGAGCGGGAGCTCCCTACGGAGAAAGGCAACCTACGCCACGTTACGGTTACTGCCACGCCCTTTTTTGATATGGATAATACCCTCATGGGTTCGGTGACATTCTGGAACGACATTACCGAGATCAGAAAGAATCAGCGCCAGATTGAAAAGAACGGCGCCATGGTCGCCAGAGTGGCGGAAAATGCAGGCGAAATTGCCACCCACCTGGCCCACATATCCGACCAGTTGCTGGAACGCATCGGCCATACCAGCGAAGGTACAGCCAACCAGCAAAACAGAATACGCGAAACCGCCACCGCAATTGAGGCCATGAACGCCTCCATAGTGGATGTGGCGCGCAATGCTGGCGATGCCTCCGGCAACGCGGATCAGGCCCGGCAGCGCGCCCAGAGCGGCCAGAAGATCACCGACCAATCCATTGAGGCCATAGCCGACGTGCGCAGGCACACCACCACCATGAGCACGGGGCTGCACGATCTTGGCAGCAAGGCGCAGGACGTGGGCAAAATCCTTGGCATCATCAGCGATATTGCCGACCAGACAAACCTGCTGGCCCTTAACGCCGCCATTGAGGCCGCCCGCGCTGGCGAGGCAGGGCGCGGATTTGCCGTGGTTGCCGATGAAGTACGCAAACTGGCGGAAAAAACAATGCAGGCCACCATGGAAGTCTCCTCCGCCGTCAAGGGCATTCAGGACAGCGCTCACAGCAATATTGCGCTGATGGACGAAACTGACGCCAGCGTGCAACAGGGTGTGGAGCTTGTGACGCAGGCCGGGGAAGCCTTGAAGGAAATCGTCACCCAGGTCATGCAGACCGCCGACATGATCGGCATAATCGCCACCACGGCTGAAAAGCAGTCTGCCGCTTCTGAAGAAATCAACGGCAACATCGGCACCGTTGATTCCATTGCGCTGGATATTTCCAACGCCATGACGGAGCTTGGCGTCACCGCCCGCGAGGTGGCCCAGATGGCCGCCGACCTGCGCGAAACCATTGCCTCCATGAGCAACGGAAACGGCAACGGGCACAGCAGTTCCTAG
- a CDS encoding cytochrome c family protein has translation MMLYLSKKCILSALLFTFVQLFFVQAGNADNSKTYIGSKNCAPCHEEQYNSFIKHSKKAHSWDSVAIMKPKLKEHELQKCYECHTTGYNKGGFKSIETTPELADVGCETCHGPGSEHAENQDPQSISRRPAVETCTACHNSERIQDFKFKPLIFSGAH, from the coding sequence ATGATGCTGTATTTATCTAAAAAATGTATTCTTTCAGCCCTACTTTTCACATTTGTTCAGCTATTTTTTGTTCAAGCAGGCAATGCCGACAACTCAAAAACTTACATAGGCTCTAAAAACTGCGCTCCATGCCATGAAGAGCAGTATAATTCTTTTATCAAACACTCCAAAAAAGCCCACTCGTGGGATTCTGTAGCCATCATGAAGCCAAAGCTCAAGGAGCATGAGCTTCAAAAATGCTACGAATGCCACACTACAGGCTACAACAAGGGTGGATTCAAAAGCATAGAAACAACGCCCGAACTGGCCGATGTTGGTTGCGAGACATGCCACGGCCCAGGCAGCGAACATGCGGAAAATCAGGACCCTCAATCCATCAGCAGAAGGCCTGCCGTGGAAACCTGCACGGCATGCCATAATTCCGAGCGGATTCAGGATTTCAAATTCAAGCCACTGATCTTTTCCGGCGCGCACTAG
- a CDS encoding EutP/PduV family microcompartment system protein, producing the protein MRRIMLMGERGVGRRTVARLLGCTVPDLRRTMAVEYAGEFVFPPPEFLENRRFYCALITLATECAAILFVQDATRPTSAFPPGFARIFNRTVVGVISKTDMDAANTERARRFLHSAGTAQIVALSSVTLAGVDELRAALPFKA; encoded by the coding sequence GTGCGCCGCATTATGCTTATGGGCGAACGGGGGGTGGGCAGACGCACTGTTGCCCGCCTGCTGGGCTGCACCGTACCGGATCTGCGGCGTACCATGGCCGTGGAATACGCCGGAGAATTTGTTTTTCCCCCGCCGGAATTTCTGGAAAACCGCCGCTTCTACTGCGCCCTCATCACCCTGGCCACCGAATGCGCGGCCATTCTTTTTGTGCAGGACGCCACCCGCCCAACCTCCGCCTTCCCGCCGGGATTTGCCCGCATATTCAATCGCACCGTCGTTGGCGTCATCAGCAAGACAGACATGGACGCAGCCAACACGGAACGCGCACGGCGCTTTCTGCACAGCGCGGGGACAGCGCAAATTGTTGCGCTGAGCTCCGTCACCCTCGCTGGCGTGGATGAACTACGCGCCGCCCTGCCGTTCAAAGCCTGA
- a CDS encoding BMC domain-containing protein yields the protein MEEAKQRVIQEYVPGRQITLAHLIASPQRDIPLKLGLDESATDAIGILTITPSEGVIIAADIATKAADVQIGFLDRFGGSLLLTGDVASVEAGLREVLRYFGDVLHYDLTDCTRS from the coding sequence ATGGAAGAAGCGAAACAGCGCGTCATACAGGAGTATGTGCCCGGCAGGCAGATCACTCTGGCGCACCTTATCGCCAGCCCCCAGCGCGACATTCCCCTCAAGCTCGGCCTTGACGAAAGCGCAACAGACGCCATCGGCATCCTCACCATCACGCCCAGCGAAGGCGTGATCATTGCCGCAGATATAGCCACCAAGGCCGCCGATGTGCAGATCGGCTTTCTGGACAGGTTTGGCGGCTCCCTGCTGCTCACCGGCGATGTTGCCAGCGTGGAAGCCGGGCTGCGTGAAGTGCTGCGCTATTTTGGCGATGTGCTCCACTACGACCTGACCGATTGCACCCGGTCATAG
- a CDS encoding BMC domain-containing protein, which produces MKLRTIGCVELNSIGVGIQTADEMVKAANVELVISRPTCPGRYLVVITGDTGAVTSSVQTGLHLGADLVVDSFIIPNVHESVIPAMNGTAIREKINALGIIETYTAASCVLAADAAAKAGDVQLVELRLSAGLGGKAFVLMTGEVSAVQSSVDAGAANVTDGGPVVSKIVIPSPSDDLKKQLL; this is translated from the coding sequence ATGAAATTACGCACTATAGGCTGTGTGGAACTGAACAGCATCGGCGTGGGCATTCAGACGGCGGACGAAATGGTCAAAGCCGCCAATGTGGAGCTGGTTATCTCCCGCCCCACCTGCCCTGGCCGTTATCTTGTGGTCATCACCGGCGATACCGGAGCCGTGACCAGCTCCGTGCAGACCGGGTTGCACCTGGGAGCGGATCTGGTGGTGGATTCCTTTATCATCCCCAACGTGCACGAAAGCGTTATCCCTGCCATGAACGGCACCGCAATCAGGGAAAAGATCAACGCTCTCGGCATTATTGAAACATACACCGCAGCCTCCTGCGTGCTGGCGGCAGATGCCGCAGCCAAGGCTGGCGATGTGCAGCTTGTGGAGCTGCGCCTTTCTGCGGGCCTGGGCGGCAAAGCCTTTGTGCTCATGACGGGCGAGGTCAGCGCCGTGCAATCTTCTGTGGACGCTGGCGCTGCCAACGTGACGGACGGCGGCCCGGTGGTCAGCAAGATTGTGATCCCCTCGCCCAGCGACGATCTCAAAAAGCAGTTGCTCTAG
- a CDS encoding 4Fe-4S dicluster domain-containing protein, with product MGKPIVDAIRAAGVVGAGGAGLPTHVKADAAAQTVLVNGASCEPLLMSDPYLMETQVDTLVRGLEAMMDCTGAGRGVICLKGKHAHAMQSVREGVARLGKGRIEAFELGDFYPAGDEQVMVYEVLGGIVPERGIPLQIGAVVSNVESLCNVAHALDGKPVTHRYLTVGCEVRKPMVVRVPVGTRVAEVLQFAGGPTIDEYRVVDGGPMMGRVLPDTDQPVTKTTSGLLVLPPDHNVVCRKVMDPHTVKRLTNTICCQCSQCTDLCPRQLLGHSLHPHRLMRVLDGQAVDSPIAREALLCSECGICEKFACPMGLSPREVNAQLKKELMAAGVKWENRGEPLVASRFRDERRIPTSRLVSRLGLAGYEAHPHFAGDYTPSEVRIPLRQHIGAPALAVVHAGDHVKTGDLIGEIPEGAMGARVHASIDGVVTAVENGIITIKA from the coding sequence ATGGGAAAACCAATTGTTGACGCCATTCGCGCGGCTGGCGTGGTAGGTGCGGGGGGCGCAGGCCTGCCCACACACGTCAAGGCCGATGCCGCCGCGCAGACGGTGCTGGTCAACGGGGCTTCGTGCGAGCCGCTGCTGATGAGCGATCCGTATCTGATGGAAACACAGGTGGACACTCTGGTGCGCGGCCTCGAGGCCATGATGGATTGCACAGGGGCCGGGCGCGGCGTCATCTGCCTCAAGGGCAAACACGCCCATGCCATGCAGAGTGTGCGCGAAGGCGTTGCCCGCCTTGGCAAGGGGCGCATCGAGGCCTTTGAACTGGGCGACTTCTACCCCGCCGGCGACGAGCAGGTTATGGTGTATGAAGTGCTGGGCGGCATTGTGCCCGAGCGCGGCATTCCTTTGCAGATCGGCGCAGTGGTAAGCAATGTGGAATCGCTCTGCAATGTGGCCCACGCGCTGGACGGCAAACCTGTAACCCACCGCTACCTCACCGTGGGGTGCGAGGTGCGCAAGCCCATGGTGGTGCGCGTGCCCGTGGGTACCAGGGTTGCCGAGGTGCTGCAATTTGCGGGCGGGCCGACCATTGACGAATACCGCGTGGTGGACGGCGGCCCCATGATGGGCCGCGTGCTGCCCGATACGGATCAGCCTGTCACCAAGACAACCAGCGGCCTGCTTGTGCTGCCGCCCGATCACAACGTGGTGTGCCGCAAGGTCATGGACCCGCATACGGTCAAACGCCTTACCAACACCATATGCTGTCAGTGCTCGCAGTGTACCGATCTTTGCCCCCGGCAACTGCTTGGTCACAGCCTGCACCCGCACCGGCTTATGCGCGTGCTTGACGGGCAGGCCGTGGATTCGCCCATCGCGCGCGAGGCCCTGCTCTGCTCCGAATGCGGCATCTGCGAAAAGTTCGCCTGCCCCATGGGCCTTTCGCCCAGGGAAGTGAACGCGCAGCTCAAAAAGGAACTCATGGCCGCCGGGGTCAAGTGGGAAAACAGGGGCGAACCCCTTGTGGCCTCGCGTTTCCGCGACGAACGCAGGATTCCCACCAGCCGCCTTGTGAGCAGGCTTGGGCTTGCGGGTTATGAAGCGCACCCGCACTTTGCCGGTGACTACACGCCTTCGGAAGTGCGCATTCCCCTGCGCCAGCACATAGGCGCGCCCGCCCTTGCCGTGGTGCATGCGGGCGATCACGTCAAAACAGGCGACCTCATCGGTGAAATTCCCGAAGGGGCCATGGGCGCGCGCGTACACGCCAGCATTGACGGCGTGGTCACTGCCGTTGAAAACGGCATCATAACCATCAAGGCGTGA
- a CDS encoding BMC domain-containing protein, with translation MMTDALGMVETRGLVGAVEAADAMVKAANVTLIGREQVGSGLVTVMVRGDVGAVKAATDAGAAAASRVGELVSVHVIPRPHEEVEMILPKCK, from the coding sequence ATAATGACTGACGCTCTCGGTATGGTTGAAACCCGTGGTCTTGTTGGCGCTGTGGAAGCTGCCGATGCCATGGTCAAGGCTGCCAACGTGACCCTTATCGGTCGCGAACAGGTGGGTTCCGGTCTGGTGACCGTGATGGTGCGCGGCGATGTGGGCGCTGTTAAGGCCGCCACCGATGCGGGCGCTGCCGCTGCCTCGCGCGTGGGCGAACTCGTGAGCGTGCACGTGATCCCCCGCCCCCATGAAGAAGTGGAAATGATTCTGCCCAAGTGCAAGTAA
- a CDS encoding BMC domain-containing protein, with protein sequence MDTLGIVDSRSIAAGAELADIMLKAAPVTLVRASVVCAGRFLILVGGDREAVDASVHAARATEARLAGSYVVSNVSSQVLNVLRRMPAEIGGAALGVVECRNAADSVIAADKAVKQAAVSLMRMVLGQGIGGKSYFVLTGDVAAVREAAAAAADVLGNNLMRMVVIPQPDPEVVSALAGTARRSANDAQQ encoded by the coding sequence ATGGATACACTGGGCATTGTGGACAGCCGCAGCATAGCCGCTGGGGCGGAGCTGGCCGATATCATGCTCAAGGCCGCTCCGGTCACGCTGGTGCGCGCTTCCGTTGTCTGCGCAGGGCGCTTTCTCATCCTTGTGGGGGGAGACAGAGAGGCGGTTGACGCCTCGGTGCATGCCGCCAGAGCAACGGAAGCGCGCCTTGCGGGCAGCTATGTTGTTTCCAATGTGTCCAGCCAGGTGCTCAATGTTCTGCGGCGCATGCCCGCTGAAATCGGCGGCGCGGCCCTGGGCGTTGTTGAATGCCGCAACGCGGCGGACAGCGTCATAGCGGCAGACAAAGCCGTCAAACAGGCGGCGGTGTCGCTGATGCGCATGGTTCTTGGCCAGGGCATTGGCGGCAAATCATACTTTGTGCTGACAGGCGATGTGGCCGCCGTGCGTGAAGCCGCAGCCGCAGCCGCTGACGTGCTGGGCAACAACCTGATGCGTATGGTGGTCATTCCCCAGCCCGACCCGGAAGTGGTCAGCGCGCTGGCGGGCACGGCGCGGCGTAGCGCCAATGACGCCCAACAATAA
- a CDS encoding EutN/CcmL family microcompartment protein, producing the protein MLIGIVVGNVWATRKEDSLNGLKLMVVQRLDLAHNRLAESFVAVDCVGAGIGERVLITTGSPARKALYNQESPVDAAIVGILDQEEMMGKSPESE; encoded by the coding sequence ATGCTGATAGGCATTGTCGTCGGTAACGTATGGGCCACGCGAAAGGAAGATTCCCTCAACGGGCTCAAGCTCATGGTGGTACAGCGCCTTGACCTCGCCCACAACAGGCTGGCCGAAAGTTTTGTGGCGGTGGACTGCGTGGGAGCCGGTATTGGCGAGCGCGTGCTTATCACCACCGGCAGCCCGGCCCGCAAGGCTCTGTACAATCAGGAATCCCCTGTTGATGCAGCCATTGTGGGCATTCTGGATCAGGAAGAAATGATGGGCAAAAGCCCGGAGAGCGAATAG
- the eutJ gene encoding ethanolamine utilization protein EutJ: MDFAAADKLIATLDQCRENPRKVSPTEPLYVGVDLGTAYIVVVVVNAKREPVACAMRFAQVVRDGLVVDYAGGARIVRELTEELEERLGRKLENAAIAVPPGTSERDCATHRHVAEAAGYRVTALLDEPTAANSVLQVRDGAIVDIGGGTTGIALLQDGKVVYVADEPTGGTHVSLVLAGNYDIPFDEAEDLKKDASRHKELLPVVRPVIEKMAAIIRKHIQGRKVSALYLVGGTCCLADMESIIQKDTGVPTFKPANPFLVTPLGIALNCTD; the protein is encoded by the coding sequence ATGGACTTTGCCGCAGCGGATAAACTGATCGCCACGCTTGACCAGTGCCGGGAAAATCCCCGCAAGGTCAGCCCCACGGAACCCCTCTATGTGGGCGTAGACCTTGGCACCGCGTACATTGTGGTGGTTGTGGTCAATGCCAAACGCGAGCCCGTGGCCTGTGCCATGCGCTTTGCCCAGGTGGTGCGTGACGGTCTGGTGGTGGACTACGCGGGCGGCGCGCGCATTGTGCGCGAGCTGACCGAAGAGCTGGAAGAACGCCTTGGCCGCAAGCTTGAGAATGCCGCCATTGCCGTTCCGCCCGGCACCAGCGAGCGTGACTGCGCAACCCACCGCCATGTGGCGGAGGCCGCTGGCTACCGCGTTACCGCCCTGCTTGACGAACCCACTGCGGCCAACAGCGTTTTGCAGGTGCGCGACGGCGCCATCGTGGATATCGGCGGCGGCACCACCGGCATTGCCCTGTTGCAGGACGGCAAGGTTGTGTACGTGGCGGACGAACCCACGGGTGGAACGCACGTTTCGCTCGTGCTGGCGGGCAATTACGACATCCCCTTTGACGAAGCTGAAGACCTGAAAAAGGACGCGAGCCGTCACAAGGAACTTTTGCCCGTGGTGCGGCCCGTGATTGAAAAGATGGCGGCCATCATCAGGAAGCACATTCAAGGGCGCAAGGTTTCGGCCCTGTACCTTGTGGGCGGCACCTGCTGCCTCGCTGATATGGAATCCATCATCCAGAAGGACACAGGCGTGCCCACTTTCAAGCCCGCCAATCCTTTTCTGGTGACGCCGCTGGGCATCGCACTCAACTGCACTGACTAG
- a CDS encoding phosphate propanoyltransferase encodes MNEQAIKDIVTDVVRKVLTEQCASSDREETMNAGPIPVEISARHVHLSVEDALSLYGEALRPERPLSQPGQFLCVERVRLIGPKGVMDKVAVLGPARSVSQIELSKTDARILGINPPVRQSGDTKDTPGIVLASTTGIVGLESGVIVAARHIHMHTDDAERFGLKDKDKVAVRLDTERPMILEDVLVRVSDSFKLAMHIDADEGNSAGWKPGVTGVIVRRSRG; translated from the coding sequence ATGAACGAACAAGCGATCAAGGACATTGTGACAGATGTTGTGCGCAAGGTGCTGACAGAGCAGTGCGCCAGCAGCGACAGGGAAGAAACCATGAACGCCGGGCCCATCCCGGTGGAGATTTCCGCCCGTCACGTCCATCTGAGCGTCGAAGATGCGCTGTCGCTGTACGGTGAGGCCCTGCGACCCGAAAGGCCGCTCTCGCAGCCGGGACAATTTTTGTGCGTTGAACGCGTGCGGCTGATCGGCCCCAAGGGCGTCATGGACAAGGTGGCCGTTCTCGGCCCCGCCCGCAGCGTTTCGCAGATCGAGCTTTCCAAGACCGATGCCCGCATTCTGGGCATCAATCCTCCGGTGCGCCAGAGCGGCGACACCAAGGACACCCCTGGCATTGTGCTTGCATCCACCACGGGCATTGTGGGCCTGGAATCGGGCGTGATTGTTGCCGCCCGCCACATCCACATGCACACCGATGATGCCGAGCGTTTCGGCCTCAAGGACAAGGACAAGGTCGCCGTGCGTCTTGATACGGAACGGCCCATGATTCTTGAAGACGTGCTGGTGCGCGTGAGCGACTCCTTTAAACTTGCCATGCACATTGATGCGGACGAAGGCAACAGCGCAGGCTGGAAGCCCGGCGTCACCGGCGTCATCGTGCGGCGCTCAAGGGGCTGA
- a CDS encoding BMC domain-containing protein: protein MTASANALGMIETRGLVGAIEAADAMVKAANVTLIGRSQVGSGLVTVMVRGDVGAVKAATDAGAAAAKKVGELVSVHVIPRPHSEVEMILPKREA from the coding sequence ATGACCGCTTCCGCCAACGCTCTGGGCATGATCGAAACCCGTGGTCTTGTGGGCGCCATTGAAGCCGCCGATGCCATGGTGAAAGCCGCCAACGTAACCCTTATTGGCCGCAGCCAGGTGGGTTCCGGCCTTGTCACCGTGATGGTGCGCGGCGATGTGGGCGCTGTTAAGGCCGCCACTGACGCCGGTGCCGCCGCTGCCAAAAAGGTGGGCGAACTCGTGAGCGTGCACGTGATCCCCCGCCCCCACAGCGAAGTGGAAATGATTCTGCCCAAGCGCGAAGCCTAG
- a CDS encoding acetaldehyde dehydrogenase (acetylating): MVDKDLLSIQEVRALVRAARKAQPEFAQMSQERVDAVIKAVSEATAAQAETLGAMAAEETGFGKPQDKKTKNLLASEKVYACIRDMKTVGILSTNNETKVVEVAVPVGVIAGIVPSTNPTSTTIYKSLISLKSGNAIVFTPHPSARKCIAKTVEIIQGALRSCNVSPDLVSCITIPTIEGTNELMKICDLILATGGPGMVKAAYSSGTPALGVGAGNTPAFIERTADIESAVTKIMSSKTFDNGTICASEQSIVTESCIAAKVRATLEAQGAYFLQGEKLEKVKNVMERGNGSMNPAIVGRDAQTIARIAGIDVPQGTRLLVSDEKGVGPKYPFSKEKLTALLGFYVVEDWHEACELCTALLHNCGAGHTLAIHSNNEEIIREFGLKKPVSRIMVNTPATQGAVGLSTGLFPSFTLGCGAVGGSATSDNVTPMNLINIRRVAYDLNSQCCCSSNGHGADSHAAPVASCCSGSGHGTSAPAAGAGNIDINAVTELIVAELKKVL, encoded by the coding sequence ATGGTCGATAAGGATTTGCTCTCCATTCAGGAGGTACGCGCACTGGTTCGCGCTGCACGCAAGGCGCAGCCGGAATTCGCACAGATGAGCCAGGAGCGTGTGGACGCCGTGATCAAGGCCGTTTCCGAAGCCACCGCTGCCCAGGCTGAAACGCTGGGCGCAATGGCTGCGGAAGAAACCGGCTTTGGCAAACCGCAGGACAAAAAGACCAAGAACCTGCTTGCCAGCGAAAAGGTCTATGCCTGCATTCGCGACATGAAGACCGTGGGCATTCTTTCCACCAACAACGAGACCAAGGTTGTGGAAGTGGCCGTGCCCGTGGGTGTGATTGCGGGTATCGTGCCCTCCACCAACCCTACGTCCACCACCATCTACAAGTCGCTCATCTCGCTCAAGTCGGGCAATGCCATTGTGTTTACGCCGCACCCCAGCGCTCGCAAGTGCATTGCCAAGACGGTGGAAATCATCCAGGGCGCGCTGCGCAGCTGCAACGTGTCGCCCGATCTGGTGAGCTGCATCACCATTCCCACCATTGAAGGCACCAACGAACTGATGAAGATCTGCGATCTCATCCTTGCCACGGGCGGCCCCGGCATGGTCAAGGCCGCGTACAGCTCCGGCACGCCCGCGCTGGGTGTGGGCGCTGGCAATACGCCCGCCTTCATCGAGCGCACCGCGGATATCGAAAGCGCCGTGACCAAGATCATGAGCAGCAAAACTTTCGACAACGGCACCATCTGCGCCTCCGAGCAGTCCATCGTCACCGAATCCTGCATCGCCGCCAAGGTGCGCGCCACGCTGGAAGCCCAGGGAGCCTACTTCCTCCAGGGCGAGAAGCTGGAAAAGGTCAAGAACGTCATGGAACGCGGCAATGGCAGCATGAACCCCGCCATTGTGGGGCGCGACGCCCAGACCATCGCCCGCATCGCCGGCATCGACGTGCCCCAGGGTACGCGCCTGCTCGTTTCGGACGAAAAGGGCGTTGGCCCCAAGTATCCTTTCTCCAAGGAAAAGCTCACGGCCCTGCTCGGCTTTTACGTGGTGGAAGACTGGCATGAAGCCTGCGAACTGTGCACCGCTCTGCTGCACAACTGCGGCGCTGGCCACACCCTTGCCATCCACTCCAACAACGAAGAAATCATCCGCGAATTCGGCCTCAAAAAGCCTGTTTCGCGCATCATGGTCAACACGCCCGCCACACAGGGCGCGGTGGGCCTCAGCACCGGGCTGTTCCCCTCGTTCACCCTGGGCTGCGGCGCCGTTGGCGGCAGCGCGACTTCCGACAACGTCACGCCCATGAACCTTATCAACATTCGCCGTGTGGCCTATGACCTCAACTCCCAGTGCTGCTGCTCCAGCAATGGCCACGGCGCGGACAGCCATGCTGCCCCTGTCGCCTCCTGCTGCTCCGGCAGCGGTCATGGCACGTCGGCTCCGGCTGCTGGCGCTGGCAACATTGATATCAACGCCGTCACCGAACTGATTGTGGCCGAGCTGAAGAAGGTTCTTTAG